The Primulina huaijiensis isolate GDHJ02 chromosome 12, ASM1229523v2, whole genome shotgun sequence genome has a window encoding:
- the LOC140989703 gene encoding probable transcriptional regulator SLK2 isoform X1, translated as MVPSRMTGGLAQSLSSSGIFFQGDGQSQVAGNSQLSSNFVNSSNSLHVQACANLGPVSGDISSTILNGVASSIPSVGASSLVTDANSGLPGVPRLQRSASINTESHMRLPASPMSFSSNKISISVSSVMDASSMAQQSSNRDLGLQQGQKIQQHQGASISTSGDPRMPNSFTQDPAAISPQQKKPRLDVKQEDVIQQQVLQQLLRNQDIMQLQNPNPQLQALIQQQKLRQQQQQLLQNMPPMQRAQLLQQQQQLQLRQQLQQQGMPPASGAKRPYDGGVCSRRLMQYLYHQRQRTADNPIAYWRKFVAEYYSPRAKKRWCLSLYDNVGNHSLGVFPQAAMDAWLCDICGSKSGRGFEATFEVFPRLNEIKFGSGVIDELLFLDLPRECRFPSGMMMLEYGKAVQESVFEQLRVVREGQLRIMFTPDLKILSWEFCARRHEELLPRKLVAPQVNQLLQVAQKCQSTISESGSSGVSQSDIQANSAMVVTARRQLARSLELQSLNDLGFSKRYVRCLQIAEVVNSMKDLMDFCSEQKVGPTEGLKNIPRHIKAVNAQMQKAQAMEQMRSFQGPPADPNMLNKFMAIHPSLNSQMNNNTQRAVVGQEALSSSAQATAALSNYPTLLARQNSNNSNHNSVHLEASSPFSTASQPQSSMVPTSSGILPRALQIPPVGGYSSCHLPQQQQVPQHSSGGNVLQQHMIQQLLQDMSNKNSGGAVPQQSLSVHNNSDGNWDARELRNSDSPAAVSGPGNVFGQQPPSRSNSFKATANGESSAPTGTFGFSQKPSDLPQNLHLSDELVNDIAHEYIENGFFSNDFDDNMNFSWKP; from the exons ATGGTGCCTTCCCGGATGACCGGAGGATTGGCACAATCATTGTCGAGCTCAGGAATATTTTTCCAAGGAGATGGCCAGTCCCAGGTTGCTGGGAATTCTCAGCTGAGTTCAAATTTTGTGAACTCGTCTAATTCATTACACGTACAAGCATGTGCCAACTTGGGTCCTGTTTCTGGGGATATTAGCAGCACAATTTTGAATGGTGTGGCAAGCTCCATACCCAGTGTTGGTGCCAGCTCTCTGGTCACTGATGCCAACTCGGGTCTTCCAGGAGTTCCTCGTCTGCAGAGAAGTGCGAGTATAAATACAGAGTCTCACATGCGCTTGCCGGCATCACCCATGtctttttcatccaataaaattAGCATTTCAGTGTCATCTGTTATGGATGCATCCTCTATGGCGCAGCAAAGCTCCAATCGAGACCTGGGCTTGCAACAAGGCCAAAAGATTCAGCAGCATCAAGGAGCTTCAATTTCCACATCTGGTGATCCAAGGATGCCTAATTCTTTCACTCAGGATCCTGCTGCTATATCTCCACAACAGAAGAAACCTCGCTTGGACGTGAAGCAGGAAGATGTTATACAACAGCAAGTGCTGCAACAGCTATTGCGGAATCAGGATATCATGCAGTTACAGAATCCCAATCCTCAATTGCAAGCTTTGATCCAGCAGCAGAAACTAAGGCAACAACAGCAACAGCTGCTACAAAATATGCCACCAATGCAGCGGGCTCAATTGTTGCAGCAACAACAGCAGTTGCAGTTAAGGCAGCAGCTTCAACAGCAAGGAATGCCGCCTGCATCTGGAGCAAAGCGCCCCTATGACGGTGGTGTATGCTCACGCCGGCTTATGCAATACCTGTACCATCAGAGACAGAGGACTGCT GACAATCCTATTGCATATTGGAGAAAATTTGTGGCTGAGTATTACTCTCCACGTGCAAAGAAGAGATGGTGCTTGtctttatatgataatgttggAAATCATTCACTTGGGGTATTTCCCCAGGCAGCAATG GATGCATGGCTGTGTGACATATGTGGCTCAAAATCTGGAAGGGGATTTG AGGCAACTTTTGAAGTGTTCCCTAGACTTAATGAAATCAAATTTGGCAGTGGTGTTATTGACGAGCTTCTATTTTTGGACTTGCCTCGGGAGTGTAGATTCCCGTCAGGCATGATGATGCTGGAGTATGGAAAGGCGGTTCAAGAAAGTGTGTTCGAACAACTCCGTGTGGTTCGTGAGGGTCAGCTTCGTATCATGTTCACTCCTGATTTAAAG ATATTATCTTGGGAATTTTGCGCACGGCGTCATGAAGAACTTCTTCCTCGTAAATTGGTTGCACCACAG GTAAATCAGTTGTTGCAGGTTGCGCAGAAATGTCAAAGTACTATTTCTGAGAGTGGATCCAGTGGAGTTTCTCAGTCAGATATTCAAGCAAACAGTGCCAT GGTTGTCACGGCTAGACGTCAGCTTGCTAGAAGCTTGGAGTTGCAGTCGCTAAATGACTTGGGATTTTCCAAAAGATATGTACGGTGCCTGCAG ATAGCTGAGGTAGTCAACAGCATGAAAGACCTGATGGATTTCTGCAGTGAACAGAAAGTTGGGCCTACTG AGGGGTTGAAAAACATACCAAGACATATCAAAGCAGTCAATGCCCAGATGCAAAAGGCGCAAGCAATGGAGCAGATGAGAAGTTTTCAAGGTCCGCCGGCTGATCCCAACATGCTCAATAAGTTTATGGCAATTCATCCTTCTCTCAATAGCCAAATGAATAATAATACCCAACGTGCAGTAGTTGGACAAGAAGCTTTGAGCAGCTCAGCACAGGCTACTGCTGCATTGAGTAACTACCCAACTTTACTGGCAAGACAAAACTCAAATAACTCAAATCATAATTCTGTTCATCTGGAGGCATCTTCTCCTTTTAGTACTGCCAGCCAACCTCAATCTTCAATGGTTCCCACATCTTCTGGTATTTTGCCCAGAGCCTTGCAGATCCCGCCGGTCGGTGGCTATTCGAGTTGCCATTTACCACAGCAACAGCAAGTACCCCAACATTCATCAGGTGGGAATGTCTTGCAACAGCATATGATACAGCAATTGCTGCAAGATATGAGCAACAAGAATAGTGGGGGAGCCGTTCCACAGCAGTCCCTTTCTGTCCATAATAATTCAGATGGGAATTGGGATGCCCGTGAGTTGAGGAATAGCGACTCACCTGCAGCAGTGAGTGGGCCAGGGAATGTTTTCGGCCAGCAGCCACCAAGCAGAAGCAACAGTTTCAAAGCTACTGCAAATGGAGAGTCTTCGGCACCCACTGGCACTTTTGGATTCAGCCAAAAACCATCAGATTTGCCACAGAATCTTCATCTATCTGATGAGCTGGTTAATGATATTGCCCATGAGTACATAGAGAATGGGTTTTTTAGTAATGATTTCGATGACAATATGAACTTCAGCTGGAAACCGTGA
- the LOC140989703 gene encoding probable transcriptional regulator SLK2 isoform X2: MVPSRMTGGLAQSLSSSGIFFQGDGQSQVAGNSQLSSNFVNSSNSLHVQACANLGPVSGDISSTILNGVASSIPSVGASSLVTDANSGLPGVPRLQRSASINTESHMRLPASPMSFSSNKISISVSSVMDASSMAQQSSNRDLGLQQGQKIQQHQGASISTSGDPRMPNSFTQDPAAISPQQKKPRLDVKQEDVIQQQVLQQLLRNQDIMQLQNPNPQLQALIQQQKLRQQQQQLLQNMPPMQRAQLLQQQQQLQLRQQLQQQGMPPASGAKRPYDGGVCSRRLMQYLYHQRQRTADNPIAYWRKFVAEYYSPRAKKRWCLSLYDNVGNHSLGVFPQAAMDAWLCDICGSKSGRGFEATFEVFPRLNEIKFGSGVIDELLFLDLPRECRFPSGMMMLEYGKAVQESVFEQLRVVREGQLRIMFTPDLKILSWEFCARRHEELLPRKLVAPQVNQLLQVAQKCQSTISESGSSGVSQSDIQANSAMVVTARRQLARSLELQSLNDLGFSKRYVRCLQIAEVVNSMKDLMDFCSEQKVGPTEGLKNIPRHIKAVNAQMQKAQAMEQMRSFQVVGQEALSSSAQATAALSNYPTLLARQNSNNSNHNSVHLEASSPFSTASQPQSSMVPTSSGILPRALQIPPVGGYSSCHLPQQQQVPQHSSGGNVLQQHMIQQLLQDMSNKNSGGAVPQQSLSVHNNSDGNWDARELRNSDSPAAVSGPGNVFGQQPPSRSNSFKATANGESSAPTGTFGFSQKPSDLPQNLHLSDELVNDIAHEYIENGFFSNDFDDNMNFSWKP; this comes from the exons ATGGTGCCTTCCCGGATGACCGGAGGATTGGCACAATCATTGTCGAGCTCAGGAATATTTTTCCAAGGAGATGGCCAGTCCCAGGTTGCTGGGAATTCTCAGCTGAGTTCAAATTTTGTGAACTCGTCTAATTCATTACACGTACAAGCATGTGCCAACTTGGGTCCTGTTTCTGGGGATATTAGCAGCACAATTTTGAATGGTGTGGCAAGCTCCATACCCAGTGTTGGTGCCAGCTCTCTGGTCACTGATGCCAACTCGGGTCTTCCAGGAGTTCCTCGTCTGCAGAGAAGTGCGAGTATAAATACAGAGTCTCACATGCGCTTGCCGGCATCACCCATGtctttttcatccaataaaattAGCATTTCAGTGTCATCTGTTATGGATGCATCCTCTATGGCGCAGCAAAGCTCCAATCGAGACCTGGGCTTGCAACAAGGCCAAAAGATTCAGCAGCATCAAGGAGCTTCAATTTCCACATCTGGTGATCCAAGGATGCCTAATTCTTTCACTCAGGATCCTGCTGCTATATCTCCACAACAGAAGAAACCTCGCTTGGACGTGAAGCAGGAAGATGTTATACAACAGCAAGTGCTGCAACAGCTATTGCGGAATCAGGATATCATGCAGTTACAGAATCCCAATCCTCAATTGCAAGCTTTGATCCAGCAGCAGAAACTAAGGCAACAACAGCAACAGCTGCTACAAAATATGCCACCAATGCAGCGGGCTCAATTGTTGCAGCAACAACAGCAGTTGCAGTTAAGGCAGCAGCTTCAACAGCAAGGAATGCCGCCTGCATCTGGAGCAAAGCGCCCCTATGACGGTGGTGTATGCTCACGCCGGCTTATGCAATACCTGTACCATCAGAGACAGAGGACTGCT GACAATCCTATTGCATATTGGAGAAAATTTGTGGCTGAGTATTACTCTCCACGTGCAAAGAAGAGATGGTGCTTGtctttatatgataatgttggAAATCATTCACTTGGGGTATTTCCCCAGGCAGCAATG GATGCATGGCTGTGTGACATATGTGGCTCAAAATCTGGAAGGGGATTTG AGGCAACTTTTGAAGTGTTCCCTAGACTTAATGAAATCAAATTTGGCAGTGGTGTTATTGACGAGCTTCTATTTTTGGACTTGCCTCGGGAGTGTAGATTCCCGTCAGGCATGATGATGCTGGAGTATGGAAAGGCGGTTCAAGAAAGTGTGTTCGAACAACTCCGTGTGGTTCGTGAGGGTCAGCTTCGTATCATGTTCACTCCTGATTTAAAG ATATTATCTTGGGAATTTTGCGCACGGCGTCATGAAGAACTTCTTCCTCGTAAATTGGTTGCACCACAG GTAAATCAGTTGTTGCAGGTTGCGCAGAAATGTCAAAGTACTATTTCTGAGAGTGGATCCAGTGGAGTTTCTCAGTCAGATATTCAAGCAAACAGTGCCAT GGTTGTCACGGCTAGACGTCAGCTTGCTAGAAGCTTGGAGTTGCAGTCGCTAAATGACTTGGGATTTTCCAAAAGATATGTACGGTGCCTGCAG ATAGCTGAGGTAGTCAACAGCATGAAAGACCTGATGGATTTCTGCAGTGAACAGAAAGTTGGGCCTACTG AGGGGTTGAAAAACATACCAAGACATATCAAAGCAGTCAATGCCCAGATGCAAAAGGCGCAAGCAATGGAGCAGATGAGAAGTTTTCAAG TAGTTGGACAAGAAGCTTTGAGCAGCTCAGCACAGGCTACTGCTGCATTGAGTAACTACCCAACTTTACTGGCAAGACAAAACTCAAATAACTCAAATCATAATTCTGTTCATCTGGAGGCATCTTCTCCTTTTAGTACTGCCAGCCAACCTCAATCTTCAATGGTTCCCACATCTTCTGGTATTTTGCCCAGAGCCTTGCAGATCCCGCCGGTCGGTGGCTATTCGAGTTGCCATTTACCACAGCAACAGCAAGTACCCCAACATTCATCAGGTGGGAATGTCTTGCAACAGCATATGATACAGCAATTGCTGCAAGATATGAGCAACAAGAATAGTGGGGGAGCCGTTCCACAGCAGTCCCTTTCTGTCCATAATAATTCAGATGGGAATTGGGATGCCCGTGAGTTGAGGAATAGCGACTCACCTGCAGCAGTGAGTGGGCCAGGGAATGTTTTCGGCCAGCAGCCACCAAGCAGAAGCAACAGTTTCAAAGCTACTGCAAATGGAGAGTCTTCGGCACCCACTGGCACTTTTGGATTCAGCCAAAAACCATCAGATTTGCCACAGAATCTTCATCTATCTGATGAGCTGGTTAATGATATTGCCCATGAGTACATAGAGAATGGGTTTTTTAGTAATGATTTCGATGACAATATGAACTTCAGCTGGAAACCGTGA
- the LOC140990377 gene encoding F-box protein PP2-A12-like, translating to MGAGFSSPETERTCASVKLPITRPAGLGDLPENCIALILSLLDASEICKFSCLNKAFLQASLSDTVWDPKLPENHRILVKKLIGECSENFISSKKEIYASLSNPSRFDCDTSEIWLDKRRRGICVAISWKGLKITGIDDRRYWSHVSTDESRFHTIAYLQQIWWLQVEGNLELEFPIGTYSLFFRLQLGRPSKRLVGSRRSICSNAENIHGWNIKPVQFQVASSNGYHAQSQCFLEEEGKWTYHHVGDFVVENSHTVTKLRFSMTQIDCTHTKGGLCLDCVFICPSRIVQFTKLVNSRV from the exons ATGGGAGCTGGTTTTTCAAGCCCTGAAACTGAGAGAACATGTGCTTCAGTTAAACTCCCAATCACTCGGCCTGCAGGTCTCGGGGACTTACCAGAGAACTGTATCGCTTTGATTCTGTCACTTTTAGATGCTTCAGAAATCTGTAAATTTTCGTGTTTGAACAAAGCATTTCTCCAAGCTTCTTTATCTGATACTGTGTGGGATCCTAAGTTGCCTGAAAATCATCGGATTCTTGTGAAGAAGCTGATCGGTGAATGCTCGGAGAATTTCATCAGTTCTAAAAAAGAAATTTACGCCAGCTTGAGTAATCCCTCTCGCTTTGATTGTGACaccagt GAAATTTGGTTGGACAAGAGAAGAAGAGGAATCTGTGTTGCTATTTCTTGGAAGGGCTTGAAAATCACTGGCATAGATGACCGTAGGTATTGGAGTCATGTCTCCACCGACGAATCAAG GTTCCATACAATAGCTTATCTTCAACAAATATGGTGGCTACAAGTAGAGGGCAACTTGGAGCTAGAGTTCCCTATAGGCACTTACAGCCTGTTTTTCCGACTGCAACTCGGGCGACCGTCAAAACGACTCGTCGGCAGCCGAAGATCAATATGCAGCAATGCAGAAAATATTCATGGATGGAACATAAAACCAGTGCAATTCCAAGTAGCATCATCGAACGGGTATCATGCACAATCGCAGTGTTTCTTGGAAGAAGAAGGCAAATGGACGTACCATCATGTTGGAGATTTTGTGGTTGAGAATTCACACACTGTCACAAAGCTTAGGTTTTCGATGACGCAGATCGATTGCACGCATACGAAAGGCGGGCTTTGCTTGGATTGCGTGTTCATTTGTCCGAGCCGAATTGTTCAGTTTACAAAATTAGTAAACTCtagagtttaa
- the LOC140989635 gene encoding E3 ubiquitin-protein ligase BIG BROTHER-like, producing the protein MMSEMSIMNNEVYSHYLNGMTPAEIAEHLRDTIPEFGDVDIEEFLVQQESAFLDFQNDNHRRDVINDHGQPSSRNLQSERETLSSRVPHYESQMALDEDFARSLELGDDFNSLDVAENGDVDTGPSSRETPVVGDNQNIQQDDFDPDTMSYEELQTLGESVGNESKGLSPNIIARLPTSKYKAGFFSRKKKEPEECVICCAEYKNRSELIILPCAHHYHSKCITHWLRLNKNCPVCQKEVKNK; encoded by the exons ATGATGTCTGAAATGTCTATTATGAATAACGAGGTCTACAGTCATTATTTGAATGGTATGACTCCAGCTGAAATTGCCGAACATCTCAGGGACACAATTCCTGAATTTGGCGATGTTGACATTGAAGAATTTCTTGTACAGCAG GAAAGTGCATTTCTTGATTTTCAGAACGATAATCACAGAAGAGATGTGATTAATGACCATGGTCAACCTAGCAGCAGGAATCTGCAGTCAGAACGTGAGACCTTGTCCTCACGTGTCCCACATTATGAATCACAGATGGCTCTGGATGAAGATTTTGCAAGGTCCTTGGAGTTGGGGGATGACTTCAACAGTCTTGACGTTGCAGAGAATGGTGATG TTGACACCGGGCCATCTTCGAGAGAAACACCTGTGGTG GGAGATAATCAGAACATACAGCAAGATGATTTTGATCCTGATACCATGAGTTATGAG GAGTTGCAAACGCTTGGAGAATCTGTTGGCAATGAAAGCAAAGGACTTTCACCTAATATCATAGCTCGGCTTCCAACTTCCAAATACAAAGCAGGGTTTTTCTCAAGGAAAAAAAAGGAACCCGAAGA GTGTGTGATATGCTGTGCCGAGTATAAGAATAGGTCCGAACTGATCATTTTGCCTTGCGCTCACCACTATCATTCCAAGTGCATCACTCATTGGTTGCGATTGAATAAG AATTGTCCTGTGTGTCAAAAGGAGGTGAAAAACAAGTAA
- the LOC140989634 gene encoding RHOMBOID-like protein 2: MAGEDIESKREKSNYSSTSSADAFEEGESQWTSWLIPVFVVANVAMFLFVMYVNNCPRDLKNRGSSFRGDNDKCAAMFLGRFSFQPLRENPLFGPSSATLEKLGALNWNKVVHGHQGWRLISCIWLHAGIIHLLANMMSLVFIGVRLEHQFGFVRVGVIYLISGFGGSILSSLFIQNRISVGASGALFGLLGAMLSELITNWSIYTNKIVALSTLLFIVLINLAVGILPHVDNFAHIGGFLAGFLLGLVLLPRPQFGWIERHNIPVGVGVKSKYKGYQYVLWFVSVILLIVGFTVGLVMLFQGVNGYKRCHWCRYVSCVPTSKWECDET; encoded by the exons ATGGCGGGTGAGGATATAGAGAGCAAGAGGGAGAAAAGCAACTACTCTTCAACTTCAAGCGCAGACGCGTTTGAGGAGGGGGAAAGCCAGTGGACTTCATGGCTGATTCCAGTATTTGTGGTGGCTAATGTTGCGATGTTTCTGTTCGTGATGTATGTGAATAATTGCCCGAGGGATTTGAAGAACAGGGGTTCGAGTTTCCGTGGTGACAATGACAAGTGTGCGGCTATGTTTCTTGGAAGATTTTCTTTCCAGCCGCTGAGAGAGAATCCTCTCTTTGGGCCGTCTTCTGCAAC ATTAGAGAAGTTGGGTGCTCTTAATTGGAATAAAGTGGTGCACGGCCATCAAGGCTGGAGGCTTATCTCATGTATCTGGTTACATGCTGGCATTATACATCTTCTAGCAAACATGATGAGCCTCGTCTTCATCGGGGTTCGACTTGAGCATCAATTTGGCTTCG TGCGAGTTGGCGTCATCTATTTAATATCCGGATTCGGTGGGAGCATACTATCATctttatttattcaaaaccgAATATCTGTTGGTGCCTCTGGCGCACTTTTTGGACTCCTTGGAGCCATGCTTTCCGAGTTGATCACAAACTGGTCTATATACACCAACAAG ATTGTGGCATTATCAACCCTTTTGTTTATAGTCTTGATTAACCTAGCAGTTGGGATTCTTCCACATGTTGATAACTTTGCCCATATCGGCGGATTCTTGGCTGGATTCTTGCTTGGCCTTGTTCTTTTACCTCGTCCACAGTTCGGGTGGATTGAAAGACACAATATTCCTGTCGGAGTTGGTGTAAAATCTAAGTACAAGGGTTATCAATATGTACTTTGGTTTGTGTCTGTGATATTGCTAATTGTCGG ATTTACTGTCGGACTCGTGATGCTATTCCAGGGAGTGAATGGATACAAGCGTTGCCATTGGTGTCGCTATGTGAGCTGCGTCCCGACTTCGAAATGGGAATGCGATGAAACTTGA
- the LOC140990002 gene encoding E3 ubiquitin-protein ligase XBAT33-like, translating to MGNSFGCSASGERLVSAARDGDFVEAKMLLDCNPCLAKYSTFGGLNSPLHFAAAKGHIEIVALLLENGADVNTRNYCGQTALMQACRYGHWEVVQTLILFRCNVTRADYLSGRTALHFAAVNGHLRCIRLVVADFVPSVPFEDLNFQTNGDGSSCANDKTNALSKFVNKAADGGITALHMAALNGYFDCVQLLLGLHANVSAVTFHYGTSMDLIGAGSTPLHYAACGGNLKCCQILLARGASRLALNCNGWLPLDVARTWGRHWLESLLTPNSDLPIPVFPPSNYLSLPLMSVLNIARDCGLQTSTTASDDADICAVCIERACSVAAEGCSHELCVRCALYLCSTSNIPLESSIPPGSIPCPLCRHGIISFVKLPGSSSKEIKLPLSLSLCTPCMLHPREPDASEAFGSPDTRKNRVSSITSDMFCPVTCSPFPSVTMPLCTCNEGPCPNFDSGERDPQEESPHRSQSTSTEQDKMDAMRLEKTTCSSMFWGRRSCSREHQCNAEINA from the exons ATGGGGAATTCCTTTGGGTGTTCTGCTTCAGGGGAAAGATTGGTATCAGCTGCAAGAGATGGAGATTTTGTTGAGGCAAAGATGCTGTTGGATTGCAATCCGTGCCTCGCCAAGTATTCGACTTTTGGTGGATTAAATTCTCCTCTACATTTTGCTGCTGCAAAAGGTCATATCGAG ATTGTGGCATTGTTACTGGAGAACGGAGCTGATGTGAATACGAGAAATTACTGTGGACAG ACAGCATTGATGCAAGCTTGTCGATACGGTCATTGGGAAGTTGTTCAAACTCTTATTCTCTTTCGATGCAAC GTTACTAGAGCAGATTATCTTAGCGGGAGGACTGCGCTCCATTTTGCAGCTGTCAACGGTCATTTGCGATGTATAAGATTAGTGGTTGCAGATTTTGTTCCCAGTGTTCCATTCGAGGATCTAAATTTTCAAACCAACGGGGATGGAAGTAGTTGTGCTAATGATAAAACCAA TGCTCTCTCCAAATTTGTAAATAAGGCTGCTGATGGTGGTATTACGGCTCTTCACATGGCTGCGTTAAATGGATATTTTGACTGTGTGCAACTCCTACTCGGCCTTCATGCAAATGTTTCAGCTGTAACATTCCATTATGGCACGTCAATGGATTTGATAG GGGCTGGTAGCACTCCTTTGCACTATGCTGCATGCGGAGGAAACTTGAAATGCTGCCAG ATCCTTCTTGCAAGAGGTGCCAGTCGTTTGGCATTAAACTGCAATGG ATGGCTTCCTCTTGATGTCGCAAGGACGTGGGGACGTCATTGGCTCGAGTCGCTGCTGACACCTAACTCTGATTTGCCAATCCCAGTGTTTCCACCttctaattatttatcattGCCACTCATGAGTGTGTTAAATATAGCAAG AGATTGTGGGTTGCAGACCTCAACAACTGCATCAGATGATGCTGATATTTGTGCCGTGTGCATTGAGCGAGCATGCAGTGTAGCTGCTGAAG GGTGTTCACATGAACTCTGTGTAAGATGTGCTCTCTACCTTTGCTCGACCAGTAACATCCCATTGGAATCATCAATACCCCCAGGCTCCATTCCCTGTCCTCTTTGTCGACATGGCATCATCTCTTTTGTCAAACTCCCTGGTTCTTCATCAAAGGAGATCAAATTACCATTGTCACTTAGCTTATGCACACCATGCATGCTTCATCCCCGAGAGCCAGATGCATCCGAGGCCTTTGGTTCACCCGATACGCGAAAGAACCGTGTGTCTTCTATTACCTCAGATATGTTTTGTCCCGTCACTTGCAGCCCATTTCCTTCTGTCACCATGCCTTTATGCACGTGCAATGAAGGACCTTGTCCGAATTTTGATTCTGGCGAAAGAGACCCTCAAGAAGAGTCGCCTCATCGTTCACAATCCACATCAACCGAACAGGACAAAATGGACGCAATGAGACTGGAGAAAACgacatgttcaagtatgttttGGGGAAGAAGAAGCTGCAGCAGGGAGCATCAGTGTAATGCCGAAATAAATGCATGA
- the LOC140990003 gene encoding CEN-like protein 1 codes for MSRLAETLRVGRIIGEVVDCFYPSVQLNVIYNGNKHVSNGHELMPALVAANPRVEIGGEDMRDAYTLVMTDPDAPSPSEPYLREHVHWIVTDIPGTTDASFGREVVCYEKPKPTIGIHRYAFVVFKQKGRHSVKYLPSSRDHFDTRRFAQENGLDLPVAALYFNAQRETACRKR; via the exons ATGTCGAGGCTTGCGGAAACCCTTCGTGTAGGAAGAATTATAGGAGAAGTGGTGGATTGTTTCTATCCCAGTGTACAGTTAAATGTGATATATAATGGGAACAAACATGTCTCCAATGGACATGAACTCATGCCCGCTCTTGTGGCTGCCAATCCCAGGGTCGAGATAGGTGGAGAAGACATGAGGGATGCGTATACTCTT GTTATGACTGATCCGGATGCTCCGAGTCCAAGCGAGCCATACTTGAGAGAACATGTCCACTG GATAGTCACCGATATTCCTGGAACCACTGATGCTTCTTTTG GGAGAGAAGTTGTATGCTATGAGAAGCCGAAGCCGACGATAGGCATCCATCGATACGCATTTGTCGTTTTCAAGCAGAAAGGGAGGCACAGCGTTAAGTACCTACCTTCTTCAAGGGATCATTTCGACACAAGGAGATTTGCGCAAGAAAATGGCCTAGATTTGCCGGTTGCTGCACTCTACTTCAATGCACAAAGAGAGACTGCCTGCAGAAAaagatga